In Scheffersomyces stipitis CBS 6054 chromosome 7, complete sequence, the DNA window CCATTCCGACagatcatcttcaacaaattaaTTAAATTGTTTTAATTGACAATTGCTTTTGCTATCTCCTCCTCGTGCATGAGGCACAGATTGTCTTCCATACGGCTTTCCAATCTGTAGTTGGAATTAAGGCTTTTCCCCTTCTAACTTAGGCTCGAGGTTCATGAGGTGTTTTCCTAACGCCAAAGTGCTCTTGTACAGTAATATGCATAGGATTACGGTCTTGTACTACATGTGCCAAATAATAAATCTTCATGCATGTTCAGACCCAATCTGCGGGAGGATCTCCTCTACTTGCGTAACTACAGTTATGAACGTGCTGCCTACTATCCGGCTATCGGGAGATTGGTGCCTCCTGTGTGTTCTCCATGCCAGAGTCAAATAGACAATTGAAACCTAAATAATTTTATCATCTATTTTGCCTATTTTTAAGTAGGAACAATTCGAATTGCATTGTACATATTTTTACGGCGTGTCAAAACTGTCTTCTAGGACCGTAAATATTAACTTCCCAAAACCGTGGAAAATACAAGCCCTTTTCCTTGTCAGGTACCAGGGGCTCCCTCGAAATACTGACACAGAAATGTTTCCTGGTGATCTAAGATCACCGTACCTGTCGGCCGGTGAGTCAAAAGTGATGCAGGATGGACTGATATTGCCGCTCAAAAGTTTAATCCTGCCGCAAATGAACTCGTCACAGACCGAATATCATCTTCGATATTATTGTGGCTGTCACTTTCTTGGAGTCTCGACTGAAATTGTTGCCATGATGCGGTGCTAGATCCAGGCGCCTCAAGCTTATTGTTATATCTCCCCTCATATGTGGAATTtaatttgttcaacttgctGAAAAAATTAGCATGTATGGGGTTAGAAGAAGCGTCATAAACATTTTCTTGCTTGTTATGGCCGAGGGTAGGCCACCTGCTAGCACGAGAAGTTTCTGACTTGCCGTTGATTGTAGATCCTGGATCATAAGATACAATACTGGCAGAATCAAATTCTGTAGAGCTGGGTGCAATTGTAGACTCTTGAGCgaattttcttcttggttggtTTTGTTGTGGAAGTCCAGGTCTCGTGTTATTGGAATTCAATTGTACCATtgacaattgcaaattatCTAATGGGCCATCCACCAAACAACCCTTTTCTCTGAAGTGGATTAATAATTGATTCCATAAACGATTGCGGCATAAAGCTCTTGGGTTACCTAAAACTACCAAACCGTATTTTGCTCTGGTCAATGCAACATTGAGTCGTCTAGGGTCGCTCAAGAAACCAATTTGGTGACTGCTGTTTGCACGAACACAACTCAAAATAATATAATCCTTTTCACGACCTTGGAAAGCATCCACACTGGTGACTTCAACCTCAAGGTATTGTTCTTTAAATTCAGCTAATGTACTGTTAATTGACATGTACAGAACAAGATATGCTCTTTGGCCCTCGTAAGGTGTAATGACACCGATTTGTTCTGCCTTAACTCCATCCTTAAATAATCTAGTGATTATTTTTTCCACATTCATAGCTTCAACTCTGTTCAAGTATGAATTGCCACTTCCACTAATTTCTTCACGGCCATAATTAGCCCAGAACATCATTGGACTATCGTATACTGGCCATGGGAAAGTAGACGattctattcttctttgtgcACTGGTCACACCGTTTTGCAAAGAACCCTCGTAAAAGATGTTACTAGGAAATTCAGAAAGACATGGATTCATTCTGTATTGGACTTCCAATCTAATTGGAACATGACCTAAAATCACCAATCTTTCAAAGAGTGACTGACGTAAACCAGCATCGCCAGCCTTTTTATCTAAAATGACTGGGCccaattgttgatgatCTCCAACCAAAATTACCTGTTTGGCACCTTTGACAATTGGAATTAATACCTCTGGCTCTGATGCTTGAGTGCTCTCATCGATTAAAACTGTTCTGAATTTGATATTGGATAGTCTCCTGTCTGCTGCACCAACACAAGTACAGCACACAACATCACATTGTGCTAAGatttttgattctgaaGTACGAATAAGTCTGATAAGAGATTTGGAATCGCTAAGAGATAACTCTCCCAACTCGTTACGTAAACGAAGTAATTTTTTTAATTCACCCTTCGCCGTTCTGTTGACCAAATTGTGAAGAGACAAGTGGCTAACTGAACTTTCGACATCTTCTCTGGATCTTGCTGTAAGTCTAAGAACTTTCAACCCTAAAGAATCTAATTTTTCTGCAAGATGGTCGACAGCGACATTTGACGGAGCGCAAACTAAGattttttctttattcaaTTTCGTCAAATGGTAAATAATCGTGGCTGATGTGACTGTTTTACCAGTTCCAGGAGGTCCCTGGATTAATGAAAGTGGCCTTTGTAATACCGATCTAACTGCATTAATTTGAGAAACATTAAGTTCTGTTAAATTTGGGTGAGAAAATCGCTGTGGTAGTTTTACATCAAATTCAACTGGTTCTACTTCATGCCCCAACAATTTGTGGTAAATATAACCTGACACAGACTCTTCATCAACTGCAAATAGCTTCATGGCATCTTGCATTCTTTCGTAAGAAGTACCCTTCCACACAAATTCAGCCGTGAAATCAGTGGATAAATGTGTAGGTGGAGCTGTTTTAGCAGCATTTAATTCTAAGGTAAATTCTTCCTGATGAGCGTTCGGAAGCCGAACAATAAATCCTCTTCCTTCCCATTTTTCATCGTGAGCTCCGGTGTAACGCAAAATAATTTCGTCTCCAACAGCAACTTTCAAATCGTTACTTTCATATGTGGATAACGTGAATGAAGTCAAATGCCTGTTATTTAAACCAAGAGCCCATTTGACTTGGATGTGTTCCAAAGCCTGAGATTCCTTTAAGTTCATATCATAATCGGCCTCTAATTTTACTAATGGTGCAAAGGACCGTTGGTACTGGAAAGCGTCGTTGTACCTCATCAAAATAGGcaaaacttcttcttgttcgtCATTATTATTTTCGATGTCGTCGATGGTTGTGTCTCTGTTCAATCTCCACTGTGcttccaacttggaaatctgATTTGGAGTAATGAGCTTGGCATTTACCAACTCCTCCTCACTTGGTACTGCTGCTACCCATGTTAAAAATTGCCGGTCCTCTATCAATGATTGCCAATGCGAAGTATCCCAGTTAACATCTTTGGATTGGGCACATGGCAAACGACACAAGATTACTACTACAGATTCTTGCTTAGCACTAACAAATCCCAATATAAAAACATTCTTGTTGCCACAGTTGTAGCATTCCAAGGTTGTATCTCCAAGATCTGAATCTTCATGTAAAGAGACCTGGTTGTGTCTGGACATGACCAAATGAGTTACGATATGGGAACTGTTTCCGTTTGATTTGGAATTGCAGAACCACTTATTACAAGTGTTACATTTTACTACGGAATGTGTAGAATGAACTCCACAATAAGCACAAGCATGTTCTGGTAAATTTGTGTGGCTGTATTCAGCAGCATCCAATGCCAATTGGGCATCATCGGCGTCGTCGATCAACTCCTCGAGTCTACGTTGGAGCTCGTCATCACCGTCATAGGATTCCAAATCTTGGGTTGGAAATTCGATCGTGGATTCACGACTTACAGAGCCAAAGGCATCATCTTCCAGCTCGTGGCCGTAGATAGGATCCTCCTCTTTGGTGTCCGCGTCGGCACCATGGAATAGAAAGTGGCTCAtctttgatgaaattgtcTAAAGCAGAAAGATGTCAAAACGACAAAAACTATGCAAATTTCTTCAGATCTCTAGCTTATGTGATCTCCAGCTGAGATATGTCAGGGTTAATGCGCTTTCTGGATGTCAGGAGCAGATCTGTCTGTCCttgtttcttgatttgtAAGTGAAATTCAAGCTGTAAAAACTTGGGTAGAAAAGTCCATTGAATGCATGCACAAAGGCTTTTTCAAAACTGGATGGGACAAGTGTAACTTCTCTATTCAGAAAGATTAATACCGAAAAAGACTACAACTGTTCTATGCCCTTGTAGCTTTTGTCATAACAGAATccaaatcaacaattccCTACCGCTATCGAAAatttttgatgttgaaaaagataCTGTCTGTGCAGGATTTTCTACTATGGCAAATACAGCATATCTCAGGAGTCATGTGCACGTGACATAGCTGGTCAACTAATCGATGAGATGGTGTCCCAGCTGTTAGCAAGCAAATTTCGACAGGGTGCCATATCGTGCTTGAACGGCTGCAAATTGGAGACCGCGGTTCTGTGAGAAACTGCTGTGTCGGTTTTGTGAGATCAAGAAAGGGCGTCCCGATTTGCTATTCTTCGGAGGATTGGCAGAATCAATTCGTGCATCCCCTTTCGAGGCAGCTCCTCTCCTGGCCGTGGGACCCACCCAAGAACTTGGTTGTGGTGTTGAGGTTAAAGTCCGAGGGCTTTAAATTTTAGTGAAGGTGGAAGACGCTGTTAGCTTCAGCTACAGCAGTTGCTAAAGTACGGTTAGCAAAAATAGTTTGCACGCTCAaatatttttcagcaattcTATTGTTTCCACATGCTAATGTATGTATATGTACGTCTAAAACGAGCAACCAAGTTATGTAAGCATTTGAATTAAATATCAGGTCAGTTGTCGACTTCCTAAAAGAGCTAAGATCGTCACCCAATGCTGTTATATGGAAGGCTTTCGAAGAGGTTGTGTCATAAGTCTGGTTTGTGGCATGTTTCAAATTGCCGTTCTTAATGACGACGAAACAACTGTGCTTAAACGGGGTACCTTTTCGATGCTCCCCAAGATCTTACACTAAAACCCATTTGACATCGTACGACAAATATTTTCTTGGTGGATTTGCTATGAGGGTTTGGTGGCAGTTACGATAAGGACAATAGCATTAACATACACCGTTGAAACTTGCAATATCAGGTCTCGTCAACATGTAGAAACCCCACTGTCAAGTTATCCAAAACCAGAGTGTGGGGACCCTGAGTGCGAAACCATCTAGACTGGGGATTATCACCTGCCTAGCGATCTGGCCAGCATTCGAAATTGTCAGCTGCCCAGCCGGTAGGGACAGCAGATACCGAATAATGGCAGTAGCCAGCCAACAATGGCCGGCAGTTTAGCGAACCGAGTGCGACGATAATTTGAGTAAATGCAGAGAATAGCCAGCGAAATCGGCGAGATGAAACAACGATTTACAAGAGGCGAGCGAAAACTCATCGGCCTACATTTGCACAGAAGACCAGTGAAATTCCCGTGATGTGGAGACAGCATACCAAATTCACCGGACAACGAAAGCAAACCGCACAAGGGGAAAATCAAATAAGCTTTAAAGGTCTGTTAGACACTATAAAGCCATAAtatttctacttccaaCACATTATTTTAGTTACTATTAATTCTGCAACTTTAATCTTAAGCTACAGTATTTTCAAACATACAAATGCAATTTTCAAATATCAATTTACACTGAAATACATTCCATACAAAGAGTTTGACCGTACGGAAACGAATTTAAGCTATTTCTCGTAATTATATTGTTTGTACTCGACTATCTCTCGTCAACTGTCCCAACTCTCACCGTAACCAGCCCCCTGACTATTCGTTCTTACCCGCAGCTCTGACTAGCGTGCGTTTTTCTTAGCGCGAACCTGCACCTGCTCGCTAACAAAAAGCACCCACATAATAAACAAACTATCTAAACAAACTTTTCTAGTTCTCTACCTTTAAAGATACCTCTTGCTCTTCTTACAACAGCCTTCTTTTCGCCTCTCTCGACATACAGTTTGGCCATTTCCATCCCTAACTCTGCTTCTCCCTGATGGTCTCCCGGAAGTACCAATCGCCCTTCCACAAAATCATCTCCCGAGATAAGGGTCTTTTTGAAGGGAAAAACTTTCTTGTGTCCACCGATTCTATTAATTGGATACATCTGCATACTCTTTCGATCACAGAACAGGGCCAGCTCTACTCTTCGGACGAAAACGACTCCCACTACTTGCTTTTGCAGTCGTTGCAGTCATGCCACGTCCAGATCTTTTCCAGCTTGGCTTCTAGCCAACAGCACCACCAAACCCTTCAACCACGTAGACTCAACAGAGCGTCCGTGTCACCCATGGACAAACGTAACAGCATTCAGGCGCCCGGAGCCAATCAGCACCATACGAGCAACGGTTATCCCGTCAATGAAGAGCCTCCggtcgtcttcatcaagacATACGAAAACGACAGGCTCTACATCCGAgttctttccaagaacaattTTGGCCAGTTGctctcttctttgattgTATGGCAGAATTTCAAACCGCAGGGCCTCGTCAAGAAATGGTACTGCGAGAATAAGGTCGAATACTCGACGTCGGCTACACTGGTCCCCCACGAACTCTTGGTGTGTCGTTTTAAGATCTTTGGTCCAATACCCTCTCgatccaagaacttgaccATAGTTTCTGGTCCTAAAGCTCCAGTTTACCAGCCGAAGGCAGAACTGACAGCTGCTGACTTTGTAAGTGTAGACGGCAATGGAAACGCAAACGGAGGCGTAGATCATGTTCACGAAGGCTGGTTCTACGCTATAGGGGCCCTTAAGTCGAATGGATCgctcaacttcttgagtGAACTTGACGGAACGCTTCTATATACCATCGACGTCAAATCCATCATGTCATCGGAAATCAGAGAAATTCACAACTCAATTTTCGATAACTCCAACGTGTTGTTCATAGGTCAGCTCAAGGAGTTACGATTCAACAATGTCATCAAGACTACCAGCTCGTTGTCTACCGATCAGCTCGTGACGTCTTTCTTGACTCGCGACGGGAAAATGGTGCAAAATAACCAAAGAATACTAATAGAGTTCCCGCTCCACATTGACTTGGAGGACTGGTTTGTGGGCCTAAACTACTTTGCCAAACGTGAATACATAGGCTCGTACTACTTCCAGCCCAAGCAGTTAGTGCTCAAGAAAGGTGAATTCGACATCACACATCCTCCTCCTCTTACTGATTTTACGAGAGAAAACTTTAGAGTCTCAAAGAAAATCACCATTGACATAATTGAAGCCAAGTTCGAAAACTTTGAGAGGCAGCATGCAAGGCATCATGAAAAACATGAAGATCCAGATGGAAAAATATATGCCGAGGTTAGGATGTGGGGATATCCCTGGTCCAGAACTGCAATCGTAAACCATACTAATAACCCCTTCTGGAAGGAAGAGTTCTCGACAGATCTCCCTATCTCCACACAAATGATCCATATACTCATTAAGAAATGTGCCTATAACGATTCCTATCTGGCTGCAGATAAACTCATAGGTACGGTCTATGTAACGCCAGATATCTTAACCAAGAAAGTCAAATCCAGCTCTACTGTTATGACCGGTACTAATTCCGGTAATGTCATTGATGTGAATGGCTATTCTGCAGCAGGCACTTCTTCTCAAAACAACACCATTTCTTTCTACAATAACAACGAGATTGTCAGGCTTTCCATCTACGATGCTTCCAACCTCCCTATTGGGAAACTTTTGTTGCATGTTAATTTAAAGGAACACCATATCCTCCCTCCACCCTACTTCAGAAGTTTGGAAAGCATGTTAGGAAATGCTCCGATGAAAGATCTCATCCATTACTGTAATGTGAATGTGCCCACGTCGGACTTTGAAGACGTTAGTTTGATGATGTTGGACATATTCCAGAGTCTAGGCGTCGAAGACCAGTGGTTCAAAGCTCTTATGGAAGCTGAGTTGGTGAATGTTGACATTCTCACCAGAAAActctacaagaagaagaatagcGATCATAAAGAAGCGCAGACTTCGGCATCGAACAATGCATTTAATACTTTATTTAGAGGTTCTTccatcttttccaagtctttAGAGAGATACAATTTGAGAATCGGACAAGAATACTTGGAAAAGGCACTTGCTGGCTTTTTCACCAAGATCAGcatggaaaagaagaactgtGAGCTCGATCCCAGATATGTCAGTttacaagaaaagaagttaaGGCAGGGAAAGGAAATTGATGACTCAGATTCTGACTCGGAATTCACGTCAGactctgaagatgaagtcgttgatgaagaagaaagagaaaagaatgtCAACAAGATGTTAGAAGATAACTTCGAAAACTTATATGACTACGTGGAAGAAGTATGGCACAAGATCTACATTACGTCCAACGATTTGCCAGCACAGATTAAGATCCAGCTCAAGAATTTTAGAACCAAGGTTGAATTGGCATGTGATCCCGACGACAAGACAACTCCGTTGAACTGCTTAAGTGCCTTTATCTTCCTTCGTTTTTTCTGTCCCGCCATTTTGAATCCTAAATTGTTCTACTTGACCAAGAATCACCAATCGGGTACCACACAAAGAACGTTAACTCTAATTGCCAAGATATTGTTAAACTTTGCTAACAGACAAGAGTTCACGAAACATAAGGAGCCTCACTTACTTAGAATGAACAAGTTCCTCAAAAAGCATCGTAAAGAAATCTATGATTATTTCGACAAGATTacaggaagaaagaatgacttcaatgaaaagatcttggacttgagCCATGATGTCAAGAGATTTGACTTGGGACTCGGTAACGATTCGACATCCAATGAATTGCCTACAACTCCTTACTTGATAGATAAGTACTTGAGATTGACGGAGTTGATACATTTACTTGATTTCAATAGATTTGGCAATCTGTCTGCAATCACGAGTCCTGTAAGTCTCTTCGCTACTAGTGCCGGCAACAACGAATCCGCTGACTCTGTTATCACAACTACTTCAGCCAACAATCAGAATTTGCAGAACTTCCGTCACCAACAGGAAAATGGCCCAGAACCCAATGGTGAAAAAAACGGAAACGGTGCAAAGGATGAGTATCAAATCGGCACACTAGAGTTTGAGAAGAACGAGTTCTTGGATCTGGCGGCTGTTAATGAAACTGAAGGATTCAGCAAGTCTTTACGTAGGGGCAACGAAAATATCTTTTCGTTCATCACGTCCAACATCACGTTGCGAGACTTGCAAAAGCAAAGTACCAAGATCACCGCCAAAGTCCATCAGTTGGAGACTGTTCTTGAGAACTTTGAGTTTCCTAATAACCTCTTGCCCAATCAGAACAACCCCGATCCCGTAGTTCTTAAGAATACTGATGACGCTGAATACTTGCTCTGGGAGTCATTTACCAACGACATTCTTTCCCGGTGCTACTTGGATGTCTCACGTGCCTGTTTAGTGTATCTCGACAAGGACTTGCCCTACAACCACAACTACAGAAAGGTGGTAGAACAAAATGCGCTCTCCagcttgaagttgaagttttccaCCGAGCTGCGTGCTTCTCATGTGCGTAACGCCTCGGTGGTTTCTACTCTGGCATCGATTTCGACGTCattcaccaacaacagcttGGGCAGTGCCCTCCGGAACGGTGCCAGAAGCTCGATCAGACGGTGGTTGCGAAAGAATTAGATATAGAGTAGtgtattattattgtatATGATTACGTAAACTAGACTGATTAGAGCACGAATGTACGATCGATATTTATGAAATACAGGAGGCTTAAGTAGTTGTCCTTGAGATAGTGTGTATGATCGTGTCGTAGTCCCGGATGAGACAgtgttgttgatgttaatggttgcgaaattaTCTGCATGTGGTTTGAATATTTCCTAAACCTTCAGTTAATAGACTCTGCACTTTGATTCTTCCTGAAACCGTGTTGAttactcttctttttcgttTTATTGATGTTGACTTTAGATGGCTCCGTGAATGCAGCGTAATCGCGCATTTTGATGTAAGTTTGCTCCATACTTGCCGCACCTTTGGAAGGGTCCTTTCTATATGCCTGGAATTGTTCATTCAATTGTCGACCCAAGACTTCTACATTATCTTCACTACTATAGTCGATAAACAATGCGTATTCATGGAAATAATGAGGCTCCAACGTTCTGAAGAACAGGACAATATGTTTATCGGTTGTTGATATTAACCGTTCAATATTACGTTCGCGTTCAGATGATTTAAGAACCTTTCGATTTTTTCTAAATCCTTTGAAATAATtaatgatttcttctgaagCATCATAATGATCTTCAATGTATTGGTttatttctttcaaagtAGGTCTTCCCAATTCATTACGGATATCTCTAGTTTTCGTCATCAATATGCGTTCGATTGAATCGGCCAAATATCTGTAGAAGAATATTGTACTTTCTTTATTGTAAGCAACCAATAGCATTGTGACATCCTTGATTGAatcaatattgaagtcaTTAAGAACAGTCTTTTTAAATGTTGGAAATCTGTCGAATATTCCATCAAGTACCATCTTATATTTGCTAATAGTTCTCGGACTACAGTCCAAATCTGGCAAATTCTTAAGTTTCTCCTTATGGACAATCATTTCGGTGCTTACCAAATGTCGTACACTTTTTCTTTCGATTAATTCattgtcatcatcatccagcagttcttcttcttcagtctCCAGCCATGACTCTGAATCTGAGCAGTAATCCGATCCATTACCAGCATCAGTAGCGTCCACCattttttcatcttttgTCATCTTTTTCGACTTCTTCGAATGCTTGTTTGTACTTAAATCGTTAAGAGTAACCATCGTataattgaatttttggTTAAAATCGAGTCACAAAGCTGCTACACTTTCGTTGGTCTTGTTGACCGGAGTTTTGAATTAATGAATATGGACTTGTATTAATCACTGAAGACCTATACAAAATCAGTACAAACTAGAAGGAATTCTCTGGGGTTTATATATCCTTGTAACCTCATTTTACCCCTCTAATGTTGTGGAGTGTTGTTATGGCCAGTGAATACCAACAATTCTCATGGGCATTTACGTACGCCAATCCGAGGCTGCCAACCTCGGAAACCATATTTCCAGAGATCCTGAATCTTAGTTTCCATCAAATTATGATAAGAAAATAAGATACAAGATTCCGGGTATCAGCCTCGGATTGGAAGTAATAAATGCTCAAAGAGAATTCTTGCTATTTGCTGGACAAAACTCCATGAAGCACCCAAAGTTGTAGGGCAAGATGACTACATAAACCCCATGAAATTCATTCTAGTTTAAACAGAATTAAATAGTTCTTTAGTGATTAATACAAGTCCATTAATCCAAATctaaaagaagaaaaccGGTCTCAATATACAGGTTTCCTGTCAAATTATCTGTATCACGTGGTATATGATAACAGAGAGTAACTAGTATTTATCCACCGGTTTTCACTGTGGAATACTGTAGGGAAGTAGCTGTAGTAATCACTGAAGAAGTATTCAAATTCTGTTTAGACTAGAGTGAATGGAATACTCTGGGTTTATGTACTTGCGTAGCTCTTTTTTGGGTCTCTTAATGAATAGTAGCCAGCAGACGGAGACAACTTTAGGTATTTGTGGACTTGCAATCCGAGGTCCCTAGCCTCGGAAGCTACTTATCCGGGATCCTGTACCTGATTTTCCATCAACACGGATAAATAGTGACACATAACGTTGGGGAAGTTTAGTTTCAAGGGAGAAACAGCCTGCGCCAACTGGCTGTCTGGTCTAGAGCAGCATGTCGTTTCAGCAGCTAATGTGATCATGTGCTCTTCCTGTACTTCGGCTGAGCACACAGCCACTTCgtggaagaaagaagcatAGACGAGAAGCAGAGTGTACAGAACTGAATTACAGATCCCACTGTAGAATCGTGTCGTGCCCTGTAGTGAAGTCTTGTGCAACACGTTGGCAGCGCTCACGTGCTAGTGGGAGTAGAAGGGGGAAGACAGTTCAGATAGGAGAGTAGAAGCAGGGAGGAAGGAGAGGAGGATGtggtcaagttgagaaCTGAAAAGTAGagaacagaagagaatgtcGAAAAGGTGGAGGACGGattaagaagaaaagggaTGAAGTAGGagaaaacaaagagaaTATGTCTACGAACTGTTTGTTGATAAATGTATTGTACTGTAATACAGCCGTAGATACGGATAGAACACACCTGTAGGATATAAATCTACGGCGGATTCTACAGTGAATTCTGCAGTGAATTCTGCAGTGAATTCTACCGTGAATTGTACACTGAATTCTTTAGTGAATTGTACACTGAATTCTTTAGTGAATTCTTTAGTGGATTTTAGCGGATTCTGTGGATTCTACAGTTCTATAGAGTAGTGAAAACTTGCTTGGTCTCTTCCTTGCCACCAAATCCTATGACCCAGTAGCTTTCAGCAGCTGCCGGCAGCTTTCGGCCGCGAATGAATTACTTCTGCCACTCTTATTCTCTCGTCTTTCTCTATTCGCACTGGCACTCTCTTCTTGCCTCTTGCCTTCCTCACGGTTATCCGCACTCGTATTTCTTGCTCTATTTACACTCCTCGTCgaatttctttttgtaCCAGACagacatcaacaattcaacTCTCCTATCAAGTCTGCGAATCGACACTTCTTTTTTCTCTGTCGTGTCTCTTTCTGTCTGGTGCAAACAATTGTCTGTTTACCTCTAGCCAGCATCCAAAGCGATCCCTCCGGACCCTCATAGACTCCAGCACCGCTCCGCTTAATCCCGGCACTCTGCGGCATTCTCCTTTCCATTTCCTACTTTTTCCAGCCTCAGGCCAATCTTGAGCTTTTTTTCCATCCGTTCAGCTTTTCAGCTCTCAGCTTTCTCCTCTTTCCCAGCTTTCCattcaacttttccttATAGACAAAATGACGGTGTCTGAGCAAGATATCCTCGCATCGTATCCGCAAGTCAATGCGCCTTCCGAAATCACCGGATACACTTCCAACTTGACcgaagaacagaaacaacaactCGAACAGTTTCGTAAGGAATTGACCGAATTGGGCTTTGTTGACCGTTTGGACGATGCGTCCTTGTTACGATTCTTGAGAGCCCGTAAGTTTGATGTCGCCAAAGCCAAGCTCATGTTCGTCAACTGCGAGAAATGGAGAAAAGACTTCGGTACCAACAccatcttggaagacttcCACTACACGGAAAAGCCGCTTGTGGCCTCCATGTATCCACAGTACTACCACAAGACAGACAAGGACGGCAGACCAGTGTATTATGAAGAATTGGGCAAAGTCAACTTGCCAgaaatgttgaagatcaCTACCCAAGAAagaatgttgaagaacttggctTGGGAATACGAGTCCATGACTCATTACAGATTGCCTGCTTGTTCCAGAAAGGCCGGAGTCTTGATCGAAACTTCTTGTACTATTATGGACTTGAAAGGGATCTCGTTGTCCACTGCCTACCAGGTTTTGGGTTACGTCAGAGAAGCCTCTGTTATTGGACAGGACTACTACCCAGAAAGAATGGGTAAATTTTATCTCATCAATGCCCCATTTGGCTTTTCTACTgttttcaagttgttcaagcCATTTTTGGACCCAGTCACCGtgtccaagatcttcatcCTTGGATCATCATACCtgaaggaattgttgaagcaGATTCCTCCAGAAAACTTGCCAAAGAAATTTGGTGGAAACTCCACCGCAGTCGAACAAGAGTTATACTTGAACGATGAAGGTCCATGGAGAGATACACAATACATCGGACCAGAAGGCGAAGCTCCTAGATCGTTTCCTCTCTAAGTGCTCCTAATCTCATTGCTCCCGTACAAACGTATTTGCTCAAAGGATAATTCCACAGCCTTCTTTAGCACGCTCGGTTCATATTATTGTTTTTGCTCCATTGCTTCAGCTGCTATTCATCACATCTTTGTACCACAGCTTACCGCTTTTTTTGTAGTTTTGGGTTAGTGCAGCTTCTGCGTTTTTATACATTTAATATATAAGGTTATCTTTAGGCTAATG includes these proteins:
- the BUD2 gene encoding GTPase-activating protein (GTPase-activating protein for Rsr1p/Bud1p in S. cerevisiae); translated protein: MVSRKYQSPFHKIISRDKGLFEGKNFLVSTDSINWIHSHTLSITEQGQLYSSDENDSHYLLLQSLQSCHVQIFSSLASSQQHHQTLQPRRLNRASVSPMDKQPPVVFIKTYENDRLYIRVLSKNNFGQLLSSLIVWQNFKPQGLVKKWYCENKVEYSTSATSVPHELLVCRFKIFGPIPSRSKNLTIVSGPKAPVYQPKAESTAADFVSVDGNGNANGGVDHVHEGWFYAIGALKSNGSLNFLSELDGTLLYTIDVKSIMSSEIREIHNSIFDNSNVLFIGQLKELRFNNVIKTTSSLSTDQLVTSFLTRDGKMVQNNQRILIEFPLHIDLEDWFVGLNYFAKREYIGSYYFQPKQLVLKKGEFDITHPPPLTDFTRENFRVSKKITIDIIEAKFENFERQHARHHEKHEDPDGKIYAEVRMWGYPWSRTAIVNHTNNPFWKEEFSTDLPISTQMIHILIKKCAYNDSYSAADKLIGTVYVTPDILTKKVKSSSTVMTGTNSGNVIDVNGYSAAGTSSQNNTISFYNNNEIVRLSIYDASNLPIGKLLLHVNLKEHHILPPPYFRSLESMLGNAPMKDLIHYCNVNVPTSDFEDVSLMMLDIFQSLGVEDQWFKALMEAELVNVDILTRKLYKKKNSDHKEAQTSASNNAFNTLFRGSSIFSKSLERYNLRIGQEYLEKALAGFFTKISMEKKNCELDPRYVSLQEKKLRQGKEIDDSDSDSEFTSDSEDEVVDEEEREKNVNKMLEDNFENLYDYVEEVWHKIYITSNDLPAQIKIQLKNFRTKVELACDPDDKTTPLNCLSAFIFLRFFCPAILNPKLFYLTKNHQSGTTQRTLTLIAKILLNFANRQEFTKHKEPHLLRMNKFLKKHRKEIYDYFDKITGRKNDFNEKILDLSHDVKRFDLGLGNDSTSNELPTTPYLIDKYLRLTELIHLLDFNRFGNSSAITSPVSLFATSAGNNESADSENGPEPNGEKNGNGAKDEYQIGTLEFEKNEFLDSAAVNETEGFSKSLRRGNENIFSFITSNITLRDLQKQSTKITAKVHQLETVLENFEFPNNLLPNQNNPDPSFTNDILSRCYLDVSRACLVYLDKDLPYNHNYRKVVEQNALSSLKLKFSTESRASHVRNASVVSTSASISTSFTNNSLGSALRNGARSSIRRWLRKN
- a CDS encoding predicted protein is translated as MVTLNDLSTNKHSKKSKKMTKDEKMVDATDAGNGSDYCSDSESWSETEEEESSDDDDNELIERKSVRHLVSTEMIVHKEKLKNLPDLDCSPRTISKYKMVLDGIFDRFPTFKKTVLNDFNIDSIKDVTMLLVAYNKESTIFFYRYLADSIERILMTKTRDIRNELGRPTLKEINQYIEDHYDASEEIINYFKGFRKNRKVLKSSERERNIERLISTTDKHIVSFFRTLEPHYFHEYALFIDYSSEDNVEVLGRQLNEQFQAYRKDPSKGAASMEQTYIKMRDYAAFTEPSKVNINKTKKKSNQHGFRKNQSAESIN
- a CDS encoding predicted protein; translated protein: MTVSEQDILASYPQVNAPSEITGYTSNLTEEQKQQLEQFRKELTELGFVDRLDDASLLRFLRARKFDVAKAKLMFVNCEKWRKDFGTNTILEDFHYTEKPLVASMYPQYYHKTDKDGRPVYYEELGKVNLPEMLKITTQERMLKNLAWEYESMTHYRLPACSRKAGVLIETSCTIMDLKGISLSTAYQVLGYVREASVIGQDYYPERMGKFYLINAPFGFSTVFKLFKPFLDPVTVSKIFILGSSYSKELLKQIPPENLPKKFGGNSTAVEQELYLNDEGPWRDTQYIGPEGEAPRSFPL